GCCGCTTATACGGCGCGGCTCCATGAGCAGGTATCCGTTTCGGCAGGGACAACGTATTTTATCAGGACCGATACGGAAACATTCAACGATGCGGATTTGGATCCCCAATCGTCCTCCCTGTTGTTGGGCGGGGAACTGTACGGATCGGTAATATGGGCAATTGATTCGATCCTCCGGTTTACCGCCGGGGGCGGGGCGTTCTTCCCCCAATGGGGCGGGGCATTTGCGGCGGATACGCCGCTGCGGTGGAAGGTGAATGCGGGAGTAACGGTGTCGTTATGAAATTGGAGATGGGTATGAAAAAAGTTATGGTGTGTATGTTGATCATATGCGGTGCGGTGAGTCTGCCGGCTCAGACCGCGTTTATTCGGGAAATTTATGGGACCGTGGAAGTGTTGACGCCGGGAGCGGCTGAATGGACTGCCGCCGAAGAAGGGCAGCGGATAGAAAATGCGACGGCCATATCCACGGGGTTTAAGAGTACCGCCCGTATTGCTCTGGGGAATTCGGTAATAACCGTACGGCCCTTAACCCGGCTTACCTTGGAAGCCCTGCGGGAAGCGCAAAACACAGAGGAAGTGGGGCTGTATCTGCAAACCGGGCGGGTACGGGCGGATGTTACACCCCCGTCCGGGGGGAAGGTCGATTTTACGGTACGGAGCCCTTCGGTAACCGCTTCGGTACGGGGAACGAGTTTTGAGTTTGACGGACAGCGCCTTTCGGTTGACGCGGGCCGGGTACATGTAAGCGGCGGCGACGGTACGGGTGTCTATGTCGGGGCGGGCTATGCGGTGGTGAGCAATGTTGAAACCGGCAGGACAGCGGCAGCGATGGAAACGGCGCGGGAAAAACTCGTCCCGCCCATGCCTGCGGGGATGGGGAATACGCCGGGGATCCCCGCCGCTCCTCCGTCGACGGGTGATTTTGCCGTAGGAACACGCTGGAAATAAGGGGATATAGTGAAAAAAAC
This region of Treponema primitia ZAS-1 genomic DNA includes:
- a CDS encoding FecR family protein; this translates as MKKVMVCMLIICGAVSLPAQTAFIREIYGTVEVLTPGAAEWTAAEEGQRIENATAISTGFKSTARIALGNSVITVRPLTRLTLEALREAQNTEEVGLYLQTGRVRADVTPPSGGKVDFTVRSPSVTASVRGTSFEFDGQRLSVDAGRVHVSGGDGTGVYVGAGYAVVSNVETGRTAAAMETAREKLVPPMPAGMGNTPGIPAAPPSTGDFAVGTRWK